A window from Pyrococcus yayanosii CH1 encodes these proteins:
- a CDS encoding membrane protein, protein MVIYEPVMAAMALAKWLGEEITARKGLPDVEAVRNKIVELGLEEVCAREGLAVFRNRFVITLLIPKSGMIVVDFLSASGELSDALELVAYFDRKIESYVVEIIPANELEFEGNVGVEPVIIDGKTFELKSYPVLGEFREDRGSVYLAVDEKTYAMWRDSEKLNVCPVCGGELRWRGRRAICVDCGLEVRVVEEREEGSR, encoded by the coding sequence ATGGTGATATACGAGCCAGTCATGGCCGCGATGGCCTTAGCAAAGTGGCTGGGAGAGGAGATAACCGCTAGGAAGGGGCTTCCAGATGTTGAAGCTGTGAGGAACAAGATCGTGGAACTGGGGCTCGAAGAAGTCTGTGCCCGGGAGGGACTGGCCGTCTTTAGGAACAGGTTCGTCATAACCCTGCTGATCCCAAAGAGCGGTATGATAGTCGTGGACTTCCTCTCAGCGAGCGGAGAGCTGAGCGATGCCCTCGAGCTCGTGGCGTACTTTGACAGGAAGATTGAGAGCTACGTTGTCGAGATTATTCCCGCCAACGAGCTTGAATTTGAGGGCAATGTCGGCGTGGAGCCGGTTATAATCGATGGGAAGACCTTCGAGCTCAAGAGCTATCCGGTCCTCGGCGAGTTCAGGGAGGACAGGGGATCAGTTTACTTGGCCGTTGACGAGAAGACCTACGCCATGTGGAGGGATAGCGAGAAGCTAAACGTCTGCCCCGTCTGCGGAGGCGAGCTTAGGTGGAGAGGTAGGAGGGCGATATGCGTTGACTGTGGGCTCGAGGTGAGGGTAGTTGAGGAACGTGAAGAGGGCTCTCGTTAA
- a CDS encoding Clp1/GlmU family protein yields MAMNKASLTQDVPPDRVEAMEKIIERPKPVKVMILGGVDTGKTTLTVYLANALVEQGLKVAIIDSDVGQKGILPPATISLALAEAPFSSLGELSPLKHYFVGTVTPNQHFAEMVVGVTRLARLAQEVADVVLIDTTGLVHGPGVELKRMKIEAVGPDIVLALDREGELAPILKPFEGKLDVVKLQVSDKARSYSRGERRDMRREKWRAYFRGVRPITLDLSKFVITGTSLFQGRPLSEEEKGLLEGIFKWLILHGRKVGGRYFIVKADVGEGPRSVDRNVLRYIDFDRLSNILLGLIDEDGFCLGLGILKLLNFGDMKAEILTPLDDGELARVKEIRFGRMRVREDGEELGLLDRDAL; encoded by the coding sequence ATGGCCATGAACAAAGCCTCCCTGACTCAGGACGTGCCCCCAGATAGGGTTGAGGCCATGGAGAAGATAATAGAGAGGCCAAAGCCCGTGAAGGTAATGATCTTAGGGGGAGTTGACACGGGGAAGACCACTCTGACCGTCTACCTCGCCAACGCCCTCGTCGAGCAGGGTCTCAAGGTGGCAATCATAGACAGCGACGTTGGTCAGAAGGGCATTCTGCCCCCAGCCACGATAAGTCTCGCCCTCGCGGAGGCTCCCTTCTCTTCCCTTGGGGAGCTTAGTCCTCTTAAGCACTACTTCGTGGGCACGGTTACTCCCAACCAGCACTTCGCCGAGATGGTCGTAGGGGTCACGAGGCTCGCCCGGCTCGCCCAAGAGGTTGCGGACGTCGTTCTGATAGATACGACGGGTCTCGTTCATGGGCCGGGCGTTGAGCTTAAGAGGATGAAGATAGAGGCAGTTGGACCTGATATTGTTCTTGCCCTCGATAGGGAGGGGGAGCTTGCCCCAATACTCAAGCCTTTCGAGGGCAAGCTAGATGTTGTGAAGCTTCAGGTGAGCGATAAGGCGAGGAGCTACTCGAGGGGCGAGAGAAGGGATATGAGGAGGGAGAAGTGGAGGGCCTACTTTAGGGGTGTCCGTCCCATTACCCTCGACCTATCGAAGTTCGTCATTACGGGCACCTCCCTCTTTCAGGGTCGGCCTCTGAGCGAGGAGGAAAAGGGTCTCTTGGAAGGGATATTCAAATGGCTGATTCTACACGGGAGAAAGGTCGGGGGTAGGTACTTCATCGTGAAGGCCGACGTCGGTGAGGGTCCAAGGAGCGTTGACAGAAATGTCCTCCGCTACATCGACTTCGACAGGCTCAGCAACATCCTCCTTGGCCTGATAGATGAAGATGGCTTCTGCTTAGGCCTTGGCATTCTCAAGCTCCTAAACTTTGGGGATATGAAGGCCGAAATCCTGACGCCACTCGACGATGGGGAGTTGGCCCGCGTTAAGGAGATAAGGTTCGGGAGGATGAGGGTGAGGGAGGACGGGGAGGAGCTGGGTCTCTTGGATAGGGATGCCCTCTAA
- a CDS encoding aldolase, translating to MRNVKRALVKYSRLAHTKGLTGSFGGNISVRVRDMVFIKGTGAVMGELTEGQVAILKLDGRQVSAVRPSSEWRLHLSVYKVRPDVRAVVHLHPPYSIAVSILVKGELPLLTPEAELYLGRVPVLPFRPAGSGELAEIVAGGLRRADAVLMERHGIVTVGKSLREAFYRAELVEESARLWFETRNRRF from the coding sequence TTGAGGAACGTGAAGAGGGCTCTCGTTAAGTACTCGAGGCTGGCCCACACCAAAGGACTAACAGGTTCCTTCGGTGGTAACATAAGCGTCCGCGTCCGTGACATGGTCTTCATAAAGGGAACGGGGGCTGTGATGGGGGAGCTGACGGAGGGCCAAGTGGCAATCCTGAAGCTCGACGGGAGGCAGGTTTCGGCCGTGAGGCCCTCTTCGGAATGGAGACTCCACTTGAGCGTTTACAAGGTAAGGCCTGATGTGAGGGCGGTGGTTCACCTTCATCCCCCCTACTCCATAGCGGTTTCCATACTCGTGAAAGGGGAGCTTCCACTCCTGACTCCCGAGGCCGAGCTCTACCTTGGAAGGGTTCCCGTCCTCCCCTTCAGGCCGGCCGGGAGTGGGGAGCTCGCTGAGATTGTCGCCGGGGGGCTGAGGAGAGCAGACGCTGTCCTGATGGAGAGGCACGGAATAGTGACGGTTGGGAAGAGCCTTAGGGAGGCGTTCTATAGGGCAGAGCTCGTGGAGGAGAGCGCTCGCCTCTGGTTCGAAACTCGGAACAGAAGGTTTTAA
- a CDS encoding MFS transporter has product MRRKLLLLVSLGWIFNYAHRMAISPLLTMIMAEFGINNAEAGLLMTSLLLPYAIVQVPAGYIGDRIGRKRLLVLSIIGYSLSSTLIIFVRHYWELLAVRALYGLFSGFYYAPATALISELYREKKGSALGVFMIGPPVGSGIAPLIVVPVALSLEWRHAFLLLSAMSLPIGLALAFTVKGEVSKPRGVRFSIPRDALLLSAANFIVLAAFFGMLTFLVSFLVSSGVSVEVASLLFSLLSVIGVVGSLFGGALYDRIGRRSIALVFGFNALLTFLLAVTASPWVIIPLGLTFYSVGAIITAYTSEKASPENLGSVMGFVNMVGFFGATAGPYFLGLLIDSFGHEKAFLSVPVMYLIAWVIIRMEEKEISRI; this is encoded by the coding sequence ATGAGAAGGAAGCTGTTGCTCCTCGTGAGCCTCGGCTGGATTTTTAATTACGCCCACAGGATGGCGATTTCACCCCTGCTCACAATGATAATGGCCGAATTTGGAATCAATAATGCCGAGGCCGGCCTTCTTATGACTTCTCTACTCCTGCCTTACGCCATCGTTCAAGTTCCTGCCGGATACATCGGCGATAGGATTGGACGAAAGAGGCTCCTCGTGCTTAGCATAATCGGCTACTCACTCTCATCTACCCTGATAATTTTTGTCCGCCATTACTGGGAGCTCCTGGCTGTGAGGGCCCTCTATGGCCTGTTCTCCGGTTTCTACTATGCTCCCGCAACCGCTTTGATAAGTGAGCTTTATCGCGAGAAAAAGGGCTCCGCTCTGGGCGTTTTCATGATTGGCCCTCCAGTGGGAAGCGGGATAGCTCCGCTCATAGTCGTTCCCGTGGCCCTCAGCCTTGAGTGGCGCCATGCTTTTTTACTTCTCTCCGCCATGAGTCTACCCATCGGTCTTGCGCTGGCCTTCACCGTTAAGGGGGAAGTTTCGAAGCCAAGGGGAGTAAGATTTTCAATTCCCCGAGACGCTCTCCTTCTAAGTGCCGCTAATTTCATAGTCTTGGCGGCTTTCTTCGGCATGCTAACGTTTCTCGTCTCCTTTCTTGTTAGCTCTGGTGTCTCCGTTGAAGTAGCATCCCTTCTGTTTTCGTTGCTCTCTGTCATTGGTGTGGTGGGTTCTCTTTTCGGCGGAGCGCTTTACGACAGAATTGGAAGAAGGAGCATCGCGCTCGTCTTTGGATTCAACGCTCTCCTGACATTTCTCTTGGCGGTTACCGCGTCTCCTTGGGTTATCATACCGCTTGGCCTTACATTTTATTCGGTTGGTGCTATAATTACCGCTTACACCTCGGAAAAGGCCAGCCCTGAGAACCTTGGCTCCGTAATGGGCTTCGTTAACATGGTCGGCTTCTTTGGAGCAACTGCTGGACCATACTTTCTCGGTCTACTAATAGACAGTTTCGGACATGAGAAGGCTTTCCTATCGGTTCCTGTTATGTATCTCATTGCATGGGTGATAATCAGAATGGAAGAAAAGGAAATCAGCCGTATATAA
- a CDS encoding tripartite tricarboxylate transporter permease, whose protein sequence is MLGEFLKGFILGILTGLTPGLHVNALRRFNLAPATLFTMGTVHTFLDSVPSALFGVPEESTVPSVLPAHRLVLRGRFGEVVQLSLWASFFAFLLSIILLPIYSLLAPLYFPTLGKIAVLVLALLLILRQANRLGAALIFFFSGLLGIVAFSLPLRDPYYHVFTGIFALPPLLESLLNPPREVKVEEAQLLLPFPKLLKFSFFGTLLGALASLLPALTPGQASLLGSAVTRDDRKFLTVVYSTNTAAFAFSLANLALTGRARNGVMVAIGAVPINALPFLYLLGLSAGTLVLLTGPRIAFLVGRLAFKRYRIAVLLVLMFLVSLSLLYDGLLGLFLLAASSSLGLLPPRLRVRRITCMGVLMVPILLG, encoded by the coding sequence TTGCTGGGGGAGTTCCTGAAGGGATTCATCCTCGGGATTCTCACTGGTCTAACGCCCGGTCTTCACGTCAACGCCCTCCGTCGCTTTAACTTGGCTCCTGCCACTCTCTTCACGATGGGAACCGTACACACGTTCCTCGATTCTGTTCCATCCGCCCTCTTTGGGGTTCCCGAGGAGTCCACAGTTCCCTCAGTTCTCCCCGCCCACAGGCTCGTCCTAAGAGGCAGGTTCGGAGAAGTCGTCCAGCTCTCCCTCTGGGCCAGCTTCTTTGCTTTCCTCCTCTCAATCATTCTCCTTCCCATATATTCCCTCCTAGCGCCCCTTTACTTCCCGACCTTGGGTAAGATTGCGGTTCTCGTGCTGGCGCTCCTCCTCATCCTTCGCCAGGCGAACCGCCTAGGTGCGGCCCTCATATTTTTCTTCTCAGGTCTTTTAGGTATTGTCGCCTTCTCCCTTCCGCTCCGAGATCCCTACTACCACGTCTTCACGGGAATCTTCGCTCTTCCTCCACTTCTGGAATCCCTGCTGAACCCGCCCAGAGAAGTTAAGGTTGAGGAAGCCCAGTTACTTCTCCCCTTTCCTAAGCTTCTTAAGTTCTCCTTTTTCGGAACACTGCTCGGGGCCCTTGCGTCCCTCCTTCCCGCCCTGACCCCTGGACAAGCTTCTCTCCTCGGCTCTGCCGTTACTAGGGATGACAGGAAGTTCTTAACCGTCGTCTACTCGACGAATACCGCCGCCTTCGCCTTCTCACTAGCGAACCTCGCCCTCACGGGGAGGGCAAGGAACGGAGTCATGGTCGCAATAGGAGCCGTCCCCATAAACGCCCTCCCCTTCCTTTACCTGTTGGGACTCTCGGCTGGGACTCTCGTCCTTTTAACTGGCCCCCGGATAGCCTTTTTAGTGGGAAGGCTGGCCTTTAAGAGATACAGGATCGCCGTTTTGCTTGTCTTGATGTTCTTGGTGTCGTTATCTCTCCTCTACGATGGCCTTCTGGGCCTCTTCCTTCTCGCGGCCTCATCCTCCCTTGGCCTCCTTCCGCCAAGGCTCCGCGTGAGGAGGATCACGTGTATGGGGGTTCTCATGGTTCCGATACTGCTCGGATAG
- the priS gene encoding DNA primase catalytic subunit PriS, with the protein MLLREVSKEERAEFYRKEWDSKKIPAFILETLERREFGFDHTGEGPSDRKNSYSDIRDLEDYIKATAPYAVYSSVALYERPSEMEGWLGTELVFDIDAKDLPLKRCNHEPGTVCPICLNDARELARDTLTVLREDLGFEDIHVVYSGRGYHIRILDEWALKLDAKARERLLAFVSTSEIEEAREFRKLLMERRGWFVLSSGYPRVFRLRFGYFILRVRPGHLKSAGIRRNIAEKILAEKESIYEGFVRKAILAAFPEGVGVESLARLFALSTRFSKAYFDGRVTVDVKRILRLPSTLHSKVGLVATYIGRTERELMKFNPFRHAVPSFRRKEVKEAYRRWLEQLE; encoded by the coding sequence ATGCTCCTGAGGGAAGTCAGCAAAGAGGAGAGGGCTGAGTTTTACAGGAAGGAGTGGGATTCCAAGAAGATACCTGCCTTCATACTCGAGACCCTCGAAAGGCGAGAGTTCGGCTTCGACCACACAGGTGAAGGGCCAAGCGACAGGAAGAACTCATACTCCGACATAAGAGACCTAGAGGACTACATAAAGGCAACCGCCCCCTACGCCGTTTACTCAAGCGTGGCCCTATATGAGAGGCCGAGCGAGATGGAGGGCTGGTTAGGGACAGAGTTAGTTTTCGACATAGACGCCAAGGACCTCCCCCTAAAGAGATGCAACCACGAGCCGGGTACTGTATGCCCTATTTGCCTCAATGACGCCAGGGAGCTCGCGAGAGACACGCTGACGGTGCTCAGGGAGGATCTTGGCTTTGAAGACATCCACGTGGTTTATTCAGGAAGGGGCTACCACATAAGGATTCTCGATGAATGGGCACTTAAGCTTGATGCCAAAGCTAGGGAGAGGCTCTTGGCCTTCGTATCGACGAGCGAGATTGAGGAGGCGAGGGAGTTCCGGAAATTGCTTATGGAGAGAAGGGGATGGTTCGTCCTGAGCTCCGGCTATCCCCGGGTTTTTAGGCTCCGCTTCGGCTATTTCATCCTCCGCGTCCGGCCGGGCCACCTGAAGAGCGCGGGGATAAGGAGGAACATCGCTGAGAAGATACTCGCCGAGAAGGAGAGTATATATGAGGGCTTCGTGAGGAAGGCCATACTGGCCGCCTTCCCCGAGGGCGTAGGGGTGGAAAGCTTAGCGAGACTCTTCGCCCTCTCCACGAGGTTTTCGAAGGCCTACTTCGACGGCCGCGTCACCGTGGACGTAAAAAGAATCCTCAGGCTTCCCTCCACCCTTCACTCCAAGGTCGGCCTCGTGGCCACCTACATCGGGAGGACGGAAAGAGAGCTCATGAAGTTCAATCCCTTCAGACATGCCGTTCCGAGCTTCAGGAGAAAGGAAGTAAAGGAGGCCTACAGACGATGGCTGGAGCAGTTAGAATAA
- a CDS encoding MFS transporter has translation MRYSFGKDAWLLVAYSFVAWLGGNIVWFVQPFYFRSLGLGYEEIGVIFSLSTLVQAFALLLTGPIAVRFGYRRVILLAAILFLTARLIQVFYPLFPLLLLSSVLLGFGMALEWPAFMSLLSENAPEESRHYLFSLNSAIATIGAAMGSFMGGLMPNYFGYRGTMLIATLLIPVQGLMVFLVSPVMERKGQGVEFRKETLIKVLKFSLPTTLIGLGAGVTIPYMGLWFRTVFGTGLEEIGTLFAVQQFIMGLGTFLLPMIADRIGSVKTIVTFNGSATALIVVLPFLPSFPLAAAVYIIRTILMNIVNPIWDAFMMKFFRSGERSTALALRSFSWTVTFGVGQYLGGILFDRSLAMPFFITGLLYGLSVFSFWVMFKEEE, from the coding sequence ATGAGATACTCCTTCGGAAAGGACGCGTGGCTGCTCGTGGCTTACTCCTTTGTGGCATGGTTAGGGGGCAATATCGTCTGGTTCGTCCAGCCATTCTATTTCCGGTCCCTTGGTCTCGGATACGAGGAGATAGGTGTAATATTCTCACTATCTACCCTTGTTCAGGCCTTTGCCCTCCTCCTTACAGGTCCCATCGCCGTCAGGTTCGGGTATAGGAGAGTAATATTGCTTGCGGCGATTCTCTTCCTCACAGCCCGCCTTATTCAGGTCTTCTACCCACTCTTCCCCCTCTTACTGCTCTCCTCGGTCCTCCTCGGTTTTGGCATGGCCCTCGAGTGGCCGGCATTCATGAGTCTGTTAAGTGAGAACGCCCCGGAGGAGAGTAGGCACTATCTTTTCTCCCTCAACTCAGCCATCGCCACGATAGGTGCCGCGATGGGGTCGTTTATGGGGGGCCTCATGCCTAATTATTTTGGATACAGGGGAACGATGCTCATCGCGACCCTCCTCATTCCCGTGCAGGGCCTTATGGTTTTCCTAGTCTCCCCGGTGATGGAGAGGAAGGGGCAGGGGGTCGAGTTCAGAAAGGAAACCCTCATTAAGGTTCTCAAATTCTCGCTTCCCACGACGCTTATAGGCCTTGGGGCCGGAGTTACCATACCCTACATGGGGCTCTGGTTCAGGACAGTCTTTGGAACCGGCTTGGAAGAGATAGGGACTCTCTTTGCTGTTCAGCAATTCATAATGGGTCTTGGAACATTCCTCCTACCGATGATAGCCGACAGGATTGGGAGCGTCAAGACAATAGTGACCTTCAACGGCTCGGCGACGGCCTTAATAGTGGTGCTGCCCTTCCTCCCGAGCTTTCCACTCGCAGCTGCAGTTTACATTATCAGGACGATTCTCATGAACATCGTGAACCCAATATGGGATGCATTCATGATGAAGTTTTTTAGAAGTGGGGAGCGCTCGACTGCACTAGCCCTGAGAAGCTTCTCTTGGACGGTCACCTTCGGTGTGGGACAGTACCTTGGCGGGATACTCTTTGATCGTTCCCTGGCAATGCCCTTCTTTATAACGGGACTTCTCTACGGCCTCTCCGTCTTCAGCTTCTGGGTCATGTTCAAGGAAGAGGAATAG
- a CDS encoding Lrp/AsnC family transcriptional regulator, with amino-acid sequence MTRDRGELTNRQIELLKKLYKEGKTIEVHTVEKTQDELAEELGITRQALSNHLKVLKELGYIRTGRGFIDLTEKALELLGEKRGDVFIFVKIEPTKRKHVYDAIKKLRVKRIYRVTGDIDLIIEADKSRLDEILEEIAALDGVKETVTHVVLGTL; translated from the coding sequence ATGACAAGAGACAGGGGCGAGCTTACCAACAGGCAGATAGAGCTCCTGAAGAAGCTTTACAAAGAGGGGAAGACCATAGAGGTTCACACCGTCGAGAAGACCCAGGATGAGCTGGCTGAAGAGCTAGGCATAACGAGGCAGGCCCTCAGCAATCACCTGAAAGTTCTCAAGGAGTTGGGATATATAAGGACGGGCAGGGGCTTCATAGACCTGACGGAGAAGGCTCTAGAGCTGCTGGGTGAGAAGAGGGGCGATGTCTTTATATTTGTCAAAATAGAGCCCACGAAGAGGAAGCACGTTTACGACGCCATAAAGAAGCTGAGGGTTAAGAGGATATACCGCGTCACGGGTGACATAGACCTCATAATAGAGGCCGACAAGAGCAGGCTTGACGAGATACTCGAGGAGATAGCGGCTCTCGATGGCGTGAAGGAGACCGTCACCCACGTCGTTCTTGGGACGCTCTGA
- a CDS encoding proteasome-activating nucleotidase, with product MSGDEVTFEGGYDDYITYLKRRIRQLELQVRMLEADKERLERELSRLRTEMSRLRQPPAFAGTVIELLDDDRAIVQNYNGPRFVVRIAPWVEKEKLRPGSRVALDQRTMAIIEILPSPKDPAVLGFEVIERPNVTYKDIGGLKKQLQELREAIELPLKHPELFEEVGIEPPKGVLLYGPPGCGKTLMAKALAHEVNATFIHVVGSELVRKYIGEGARLVHELFELAKEKAPTIIFIDEIDAIGAKRMDETTGGEREVNRTLMQLLAEMDGFDPRGNVKVIAATNRPDILDPALLRPGRFDRLIEVPLPDFEGRLEILKVHTRRMKLRNVDLRLIAEMTEGASGADLKAIATEAGMFAIRDRRTYVTQEDFLKAIDKVLGNEKKLLQSILSHEVIYG from the coding sequence ATGAGCGGTGATGAAGTTACGTTTGAAGGGGGGTACGATGATTACATAACTTATCTCAAGAGGCGCATAAGGCAGTTAGAGCTCCAAGTGAGGATGCTTGAAGCGGATAAGGAGAGACTAGAGAGAGAACTCTCCCGCCTGAGAACGGAGATGTCGAGACTGAGACAGCCACCTGCATTTGCGGGAACCGTCATAGAGCTCCTTGACGATGACAGGGCCATAGTCCAGAACTACAACGGGCCGCGCTTCGTCGTGAGGATAGCCCCATGGGTCGAGAAAGAGAAGCTCAGGCCAGGGTCAAGGGTTGCACTCGACCAGAGGACGATGGCCATAATAGAGATTCTCCCATCGCCCAAAGACCCGGCGGTCCTTGGCTTCGAGGTCATAGAGAGACCCAACGTCACCTACAAGGACATAGGAGGTCTCAAAAAGCAGCTGCAGGAGCTGAGAGAAGCTATAGAGCTTCCACTAAAACACCCAGAGCTCTTCGAGGAAGTGGGCATAGAACCTCCAAAGGGCGTCCTACTCTACGGACCGCCCGGCTGTGGGAAGACGCTCATGGCGAAGGCCCTCGCCCACGAGGTCAACGCAACGTTCATCCACGTCGTCGGGAGCGAGCTCGTGCGGAAGTACATCGGCGAAGGTGCTCGTTTAGTCCATGAACTCTTCGAGCTTGCGAAGGAGAAAGCACCGACCATAATCTTCATCGACGAGATAGACGCTATCGGTGCGAAGAGGATGGACGAGACGACGGGGGGAGAGAGGGAAGTCAACAGAACCCTCATGCAACTCCTCGCCGAGATGGACGGCTTCGACCCGAGAGGTAATGTAAAGGTTATAGCAGCTACCAACAGGCCCGACATCCTCGACCCTGCCCTTCTCAGGCCTGGCAGATTCGACAGGCTGATAGAAGTTCCGCTCCCTGACTTCGAAGGTAGGCTGGAAATACTCAAGGTCCACACGAGGAGGATGAAGCTTAGGAACGTTGACCTCAGGCTCATAGCGGAGATGACAGAGGGTGCTAGCGGTGCGGACCTCAAGGCAATAGCGACGGAGGCAGGTATGTTCGCCATAAGGGACAGGAGAACCTACGTCACGCAGGAGGACTTTCTCAAGGCGATAGACAAGGTCCTCGGAAACGAGAAGAAGTTGCTCCAGAGCATACTGTCGCACGAGGTTATATACGGCTGA
- the priL gene encoding DNA primase large subunit PriL has translation MLDPFGRKARELLEEFRSLNEFLLAIPNFVDKSEVLERVSWLKSSKVPEKILKMDDLKDLATFYALLGALAHSPYGLELELVRKANLAIYRERIRASKEVSVGELALPLEPVDNVPERDVKILGPLHYRMHVRNYLDLTDEGLSFVYVRGGYVYLTREELLRVWEKAFERNLERAVNLIYEIREELPPFYQEVFDALSSLAQERFGKRFKAGPGKLRPELFPPCVKNALRGVPQGLRNYAITVLLTSFLSYARLCPNPPRRNVRVRDCVKDMRIIEEEILPIIIEAGNRCSPPLFEDQPNEIKNIWYHLGFGYTARPTLEDSGNSTWYFPPNCDKVKANAPQLCTPDKHCRYVRNPLTYYLRRLYLEGRSNAPEGSQQRGEG, from the coding sequence ATGCTCGACCCTTTCGGAAGGAAGGCAAGGGAACTGTTGGAAGAATTTAGGAGCCTCAATGAGTTCCTCCTAGCAATCCCAAACTTTGTGGACAAATCCGAGGTTCTGGAGAGGGTTAGCTGGCTTAAATCAAGTAAGGTCCCGGAGAAAATCCTCAAAATGGACGACCTTAAGGACCTCGCCACCTTCTACGCCCTGTTAGGTGCCCTAGCTCACTCACCCTACGGCCTCGAGCTGGAGCTCGTGAGGAAGGCAAATCTAGCCATATACAGGGAGAGGATTAGAGCCTCTAAGGAAGTTTCCGTCGGGGAGCTTGCCCTCCCCCTCGAGCCCGTCGACAACGTTCCGGAGAGAGACGTTAAGATACTTGGCCCACTCCACTACCGGATGCACGTGAGAAACTACCTTGACCTGACGGACGAGGGGCTTTCCTTCGTTTACGTGAGGGGTGGCTACGTTTACCTTACGAGGGAGGAACTTCTGAGAGTGTGGGAAAAAGCCTTTGAAAGGAACCTTGAGAGAGCCGTGAACCTGATATACGAGATAAGGGAAGAGCTGCCCCCCTTCTACCAGGAGGTGTTCGATGCCCTATCGTCCCTTGCCCAAGAGAGATTTGGGAAGAGGTTCAAGGCCGGACCGGGGAAGCTTCGGCCGGAGCTATTTCCACCCTGCGTGAAGAACGCCCTGAGGGGAGTCCCGCAGGGCCTGAGGAACTACGCAATAACGGTCCTGCTGACGTCTTTCCTTAGCTACGCGAGGCTCTGTCCGAATCCGCCTCGGCGCAACGTCCGTGTCAGAGACTGCGTCAAGGATATGAGGATAATTGAGGAGGAGATACTGCCCATAATCATCGAGGCCGGCAACCGCTGTAGCCCACCGCTCTTCGAGGACCAGCCAAACGAGATAAAGAACATATGGTACCACCTCGGCTTCGGATACACGGCGAGGCCCACGCTAGAGGATAGTGGGAATTCGACGTGGTACTTTCCCCCCAACTGCGACAAGGTAAAAGCCAACGCTCCCCAGCTCTGCACTCCCGACAAGCACTGCCGCTACGTCAGGAACCCCCTGACATACTACCTGAGGAGGCTCTACCTGGAGGGAAGGAGCAATGCTCCTGAGGGAAGTCAGCAAAGAGGAGAGGGCTGA
- the engB gene encoding GTP-binding protein EngB, producing MATIIFVGRSNVGKSTLIYKLTGKRVRRGKRPGVTRKIIELEWRGHRVIDMPGFGFMAGLPKEVQERIKDEIVHFIEDNADKIDLAILVVDGKAAPEIIERWEKRGEIPIDVEFYQFLTELNIPTIVAVNKLDKIKNVQRTIHFLAEKFGVPYEKIEEVFIPLSAKFGDNIDVLRKRIDDILRASQERRG from the coding sequence ATGGCGACGATAATCTTCGTGGGCCGCTCCAACGTGGGCAAAAGTACCCTGATATACAAGCTGACCGGGAAGAGGGTTAGGAGGGGAAAGAGGCCGGGAGTAACGAGGAAGATAATTGAACTCGAGTGGAGGGGCCACAGGGTAATAGACATGCCCGGCTTCGGCTTTATGGCTGGCCTGCCCAAGGAGGTTCAGGAGAGAATCAAGGACGAGATAGTGCACTTCATAGAGGACAACGCCGACAAGATAGACTTGGCAATACTCGTCGTCGACGGAAAGGCGGCCCCCGAAATTATCGAGCGGTGGGAAAAGAGGGGAGAGATACCTATAGATGTCGAATTTTACCAGTTCCTCACCGAGCTAAATATACCGACGATAGTTGCCGTGAACAAGCTCGACAAGATTAAAAACGTCCAAAGAACAATTCATTTCCTAGCCGAGAAGTTCGGCGTTCCATATGAAAAAATTGAAGAAGTTTTTATCCCACTATCAGCAAAGTTCGGCGACAATATTGATGTCCTTAGAAAAAGGATTGACGATATCCTCAGAGCGTCCCAAGAACGACGTGGGTGA